One genomic region from Flagellimonas oceani encodes:
- a CDS encoding response regulator transcription factor codes for MIKVLIADNHPIVRLGIRQVLETSSDIEVIADVSTTEELFKTLKDVNPDVVILEMDIPEINGIATLRKMKLEFPDIKTLMYSGQSEDVYALSTIRAGAFGYLSKTADLEYIITAVKKVSEGNMFITNELAQRLAFDEGTQKPRRFFRKLSSREVEVLKLLASGKRNKEVAEGLNLNEKTVSTYKARLMKKLNVDNLVDLLQQAKALELY; via the coding sequence ATGATTAAAGTATTGATTGCTGACAACCATCCTATTGTTAGGCTTGGTATAAGACAGGTACTTGAAACGAGCTCGGATATTGAAGTCATTGCGGATGTATCTACTACAGAAGAGCTTTTTAAAACGCTAAAAGACGTAAATCCAGACGTTGTTATTTTAGAAATGGATATTCCGGAAATCAACGGAATCGCCACACTAAGAAAAATGAAATTGGAATTTCCGGACATTAAAACGCTAATGTACAGCGGGCAGTCCGAAGATGTTTACGCCCTTAGTACAATTCGCGCCGGAGCATTTGGCTACTTATCCAAAACCGCTGATTTGGAATACATTATCACAGCGGTTAAAAAAGTAAGCGAAGGCAACATGTTCATCACCAACGAACTGGCCCAACGCCTTGCTTTTGACGAGGGAACCCAAAAACCGCGCAGATTTTTTAGAAAACTTTCTTCCAGAGAGGTCGAAGTACTTAAACTATTGGCGAGCGGCAAACGAAACAAAGAAGTTGCCGAGGGGTTGAACCTAAACGAAAAAACCGTGAGCACCTACAAAGCCCGTTTGATGAAAAAATTGAACGTGGATAATTTGGTGGACTTGCTTCAACAGGCCAAAGCACTGGAACTCTATTAG
- a CDS encoding 2OG-Fe(II) oxygenase, which produces MNAYHDLEDWLSWMDDISSKDYVIIDNFLRDDLYTEIKSFFLGKLPNFKEAGIGAHADNQIDSKVRGDFTYWLDRQRDAQLETYWNLLDETMHIFNRYCYLSLSGYEFHLAHYPSGGHYDKHLDQFENRNNRMISMIIYLNDDWKLGDGGELEIFEKDGSSFLVEPLAARCVMFKSAEVPHAVLEAHKSRFSLTGWLLYQPSSVGKLFV; this is translated from the coding sequence TTGAACGCCTACCACGATTTGGAGGATTGGCTGTCCTGGATGGACGACATCTCCAGTAAGGATTATGTGATTATCGATAATTTTCTTCGTGACGATCTGTATACGGAGATCAAATCTTTTTTTCTGGGCAAACTCCCCAATTTCAAGGAAGCAGGTATCGGTGCCCATGCCGATAACCAAATCGACAGTAAGGTGCGTGGCGATTTTACGTATTGGTTGGATAGACAGCGGGATGCCCAATTGGAAACCTATTGGAATCTATTGGATGAAACCATGCACATCTTCAACCGGTACTGTTATTTGAGTTTGTCGGGTTACGAGTTTCACTTGGCACATTATCCTTCGGGAGGGCATTACGATAAACATTTGGACCAGTTTGAAAACAGGAACAACCGCATGATATCGATGATCATTTATTTGAACGATGATTGGAAACTGGGCGATGGTGGGGAACTGGAAATTTTTGAAAAGGATGGTTCAAGTTTTCTGGTGGAACCATTGGCGGCAAGGTGCGTAATGTTCAAAAGTGCCGAGGTGCCCCATGCGGTTTTGGAGGCCCACAAAAGTAGATTTAGCCTTACTGGTTGGTTGCTCTACCAACCCTCATCGGTGGGTAAGTTGTTTGTGTGA
- a CDS encoding alpha/beta fold hydrolase, translating into MEEHLIEDGKYRYIEKGEGTPMIILHGLMGGLSNFQGVSEYFPPKGYQVLIPELPIYDLPLLKTTVKNFATFLEGFIEHKGLKDVILLGNSLGGHIGLLHTKMFPEMVKALVITGSSGLYESAMGDGYPRRGDYEFIKKKAEDVFYDPKVATKEIVDEVFATVNDRMKLVKTLAIAKSAIRHNMAKDLPHMNTPTCIIWGENDTVTPPNVAKEFHELLPDSDLYWIEKCGHAPMMEHPNDFNRILEAWLKKRNF; encoded by the coding sequence ATGGAAGAGCATTTAATCGAGGATGGCAAATACCGCTACATAGAGAAGGGAGAAGGAACTCCCATGATCATATTGCACGGTTTGATGGGAGGTTTGAGCAACTTCCAAGGCGTATCCGAATATTTTCCTCCAAAAGGATATCAGGTGCTGATTCCCGAACTGCCCATTTATGATTTACCGCTTTTAAAAACCACGGTAAAGAACTTTGCCACGTTTTTGGAAGGATTCATTGAGCATAAAGGTTTGAAGGATGTTATTTTATTGGGAAATTCCTTGGGCGGACATATTGGCCTTTTGCATACCAAAATGTTCCCGGAAATGGTCAAGGCCCTTGTAATCACAGGAAGTTCGGGGCTTTACGAGAGCGCAATGGGCGATGGATATCCCAGACGCGGTGATTACGAATTCATCAAAAAAAAGGCGGAGGACGTGTTTTACGATCCAAAAGTAGCCACCAAGGAAATCGTTGATGAAGTTTTTGCAACGGTGAACGATAGGATGAAACTGGTAAAGACATTGGCCATTGCAAAGAGTGCCATCCGCCATAACATGGCCAAGGACCTACCCCATATGAACACCCCCACCTGTATTATTTGGGGAGAAAACGATACGGTTACCCCACCCAACGTAGCAAAGGAATTTCACGAACTCCTGCCCGACTCGGATTTATATTGGATAGAAAAGTGTGGCCACGCCCCCATGATGGAACATCCGAACGATTTTAACCGTATCCTGGAGGCTTGGTTGAAAAAGCGTAACTTCTAA
- the dnaG gene encoding DNA primase, which yields MISKTTIDQVYETARLEEVIGDFVQLKKSGSNFKGLSPFTDERTPSFMVSPVKQIWKDFSSGKGGNVVAFLMEHEHFTYPEAIKYLAKKYNIEIEETEQTDEQKEQANERESMYLVSEYAQKYFAETLWESEPGKAIGLTYFKERGFTDATIKKFGLGYSLDEWEAFTKAALDKGYQLEFLEKTGLTIVKEQGGGENRRFDRFKGRVMFPIHSMSGRVLGFGGRILTNDKKAAKYLNSPESDIYHKSKVLYGIYYAKQAIAKEDNCFLVEGYTDVIQMYQRGVENVVSSSGTALTPEQIRLINRLTKNITVLFDGDAAGLRASLRGIDLILEQGMNVKVCTFPEGEDPDSFAKNNTYEDLVQYLDENAKDFIQFKTSLLAKEAANDPIKRADTVRDIVNSISKIPDRIRQEIYIQECARMMQISEDVLYNTLAQIDKKHQTDASKKVKQEQKAFEVVKNDAVVEKVDVQYELERKIIEVLLLYGNQRQEFEDLVLKENEEGELVLEPEVSEAKVYEKVYLDLQEDEIELTNEQFKNIYYKLIEKLNEDSEFSINTFLSDLDQETVSQVSSILMEEEQYVLHDWERRDIYPKEKQTGVAQLVGETILTLRCNLIKNRIEKLKERTVDSQGDHTEVLEEIMNYLQLNKLLNAKLNRVLS from the coding sequence TTGATTTCAAAAACCACCATAGACCAAGTATATGAAACCGCCCGATTGGAGGAGGTGATCGGTGATTTTGTGCAATTGAAGAAATCGGGTTCCAATTTTAAGGGACTGAGCCCCTTTACGGATGAGCGTACGCCCAGTTTTATGGTATCCCCGGTTAAGCAGATTTGGAAGGATTTCAGTAGCGGCAAAGGGGGCAATGTTGTCGCTTTTTTGATGGAGCACGAACATTTTACCTATCCCGAGGCCATAAAATACTTGGCGAAAAAGTACAATATTGAAATAGAGGAAACGGAACAGACGGATGAGCAAAAGGAGCAGGCCAACGAGCGGGAAAGTATGTATTTGGTTTCCGAGTACGCCCAAAAGTATTTTGCCGAAACCCTTTGGGAATCCGAACCGGGCAAAGCCATAGGCCTTACCTATTTTAAGGAGCGTGGCTTTACCGATGCTACCATAAAAAAGTTTGGTCTAGGCTATAGTTTGGACGAATGGGAGGCTTTTACCAAAGCGGCTTTGGACAAAGGTTACCAATTGGAGTTCTTGGAAAAAACAGGTCTTACCATTGTGAAGGAGCAGGGTGGTGGTGAAAATCGAAGGTTTGATAGGTTCAAGGGCAGGGTAATGTTTCCCATCCATTCCATGAGTGGCAGGGTGCTTGGATTTGGAGGCCGTATTTTGACCAATGATAAAAAAGCGGCCAAATACCTTAACTCCCCTGAGAGCGATATTTATCATAAAAGCAAGGTGCTTTATGGGATTTACTACGCAAAGCAGGCCATCGCCAAGGAGGATAATTGTTTTTTGGTTGAAGGGTATACGGATGTGATCCAGATGTATCAGCGTGGTGTGGAGAATGTGGTGTCCTCGAGCGGAACGGCACTCACTCCTGAGCAGATACGGCTCATCAATAGGCTCACCAAAAACATTACCGTTTTGTTTGATGGGGATGCCGCGGGATTACGCGCTTCTTTGCGAGGTATCGACCTAATTTTGGAACAGGGGATGAACGTGAAGGTCTGCACTTTTCCCGAAGGTGAAGACCCCGATAGCTTTGCGAAAAACAATACTTACGAGGATTTGGTGCAGTACTTGGATGAAAATGCCAAAGATTTTATCCAGTTCAAGACTTCGTTGTTGGCCAAAGAGGCGGCCAATGATCCCATAAAGCGGGCTGATACGGTTAGGGATATTGTAAACAGCATCAGTAAGATTCCGGACAGAATACGGCAAGAGATTTATATTCAGGAATGTGCAAGAATGATGCAGATTTCCGAAGATGTGCTGTACAATACCTTGGCCCAGATTGATAAAAAGCATCAGACCGATGCCTCCAAAAAGGTAAAACAGGAGCAAAAAGCCTTCGAAGTCGTAAAGAATGATGCCGTAGTCGAGAAGGTGGATGTGCAATACGAGCTGGAACGAAAGATCATAGAGGTGCTTCTATTGTACGGCAATCAAAGGCAGGAGTTTGAAGATTTGGTGCTCAAGGAAAATGAAGAGGGCGAATTGGTGCTGGAGCCTGAAGTCTCCGAGGCGAAGGTGTATGAAAAAGTGTATTTAGATCTTCAAGAGGATGAGATTGAACTGACCAATGAGCAGTTCAAGAACATTTATTACAAGTTGATCGAGAAGTTGAACGAGGATTCGGAGTTTTCGATCAATACTTTTTTGTCGGATCTGGACCAAGAAACGGTTTCCCAGGTTTCGTCAATTTTAATGGAAGAGGAACAGTATGTCCTGCACGATTGGGAACGACGTGATATCTATCCAAAAGAAAAACAAACAGGTGTGGCACAATTGGTAGGGGAGACCATTCTTACCTTGCGCTGTAATTTGATCAAAAACCGAATCGAAAAGCTCAAGGAGAGAACCGTGGATAGCCAGGGCGACCATACGGAGGTCTTGGAGGAAATCATGAACTATCTGCAGCTCAATAAATTATTGAACGCGAAGTTGAACCGAGTACTTTCTTAA
- a CDS encoding phosphoribosylpyrophosphate synthetase has product MAHHDFTTLSQAVNTLTQNEGFKEDFEADESCIKALYSKKEYQPSDLVIIESYRFEGMTNPSDQSTVFAIEAKDGTKGTLVMSYGASTSQNEELIRQIPYKKD; this is encoded by the coding sequence ATGGCACATCATGACTTTACAACTCTTTCGCAAGCGGTGAACACGTTGACCCAAAATGAAGGCTTCAAGGAAGATTTTGAGGCGGATGAATCCTGTATTAAGGCACTCTACTCCAAAAAAGAGTATCAACCCAGCGATTTGGTCATCATCGAGTCCTATCGTTTTGAGGGGATGACAAATCCGAGCGACCAATCCACTGTTTTTGCCATCGAGGCCAAAGATGGGACCAAGGGTACTTTGGTGATGTCCTACGGTGCATCAACATCACAAAACGAGGAACTTATTCGGCAAATTCCTTACAAAAAAGATTGA
- a CDS encoding division/cell wall cluster transcriptional repressor MraZ, which produces MTHIIGQHDCKADSKGRVLLPISLKNQLVPVIKDGFVIKRSVFQQCLELYPKAEFDVLMQKVMKKSKINRKYDAFVRNFVAGMKEVSIDGDSGRLQIPKNLVEFAGIEKEVVLNAVFDKIEIWNKDLYEKVLAEGEKDYADLAEEIFDDDE; this is translated from the coding sequence GTGACCCATATCATAGGACAACATGATTGTAAAGCGGACTCCAAAGGAAGGGTGTTATTGCCCATTTCTTTGAAGAATCAGTTGGTGCCCGTGATCAAGGATGGGTTTGTCATCAAGCGATCTGTTTTCCAGCAATGTCTGGAGCTGTACCCCAAGGCCGAGTTCGATGTGTTGATGCAGAAGGTGATGAAGAAAAGCAAAATCAACCGAAAGTACGACGCTTTTGTAAGGAATTTTGTGGCGGGGATGAAGGAGGTCAGTATTGATGGTGATTCCGGGAGATTGCAGATTCCAAAAAATTTGGTGGAGTTTGCCGGAATCGAGAAAGAAGTGGTTCTGAACGCGGTTTTTGACAAAATCGAGATTTGGAACAAGGATCTGTACGAGAAAGTCTTGGCGGAAGGGGAGAAGGATTATGCCGACCTGGCCGAGGAGATTTTTGACGACGATGAGTAG
- the gldC gene encoding gliding motility protein GldC, with product MAVEHTSEITLKVGLDENRVPEELTWSAQDGGINEEEAKAMLLSVWDSKNQESLKIDLWTKDMPVDEMKVFFHQTLVTLADTFYKATQDEKMTATMKDFCDYFAEKLELKK from the coding sequence ATGGCAGTAGAACACACTTCGGAGATAACCTTAAAGGTTGGATTGGATGAGAACCGAGTGCCCGAGGAATTGACTTGGTCGGCACAGGATGGCGGTATTAATGAGGAAGAGGCCAAAGCCATGTTGTTGTCCGTTTGGGACAGCAAAAATCAGGAATCCTTAAAAATAGATCTGTGGACCAAGGATATGCCCGTGGACGAGATGAAGGTGTTTTTTCACCAGACCTTGGTAACTTTGGCCGATACTTTTTACAAGGCCACGCAAGATGAAAAAATGACCGCTACGATGAAGGACTTCTGTGATTATTTTGCCGAAAAACTGGAGTTGAAAAAATAA
- a CDS encoding Xaa-Pro dipeptidyl-peptidase gives MINRSSKNYWGLATFLLAFTFSVQGQMAEKASPFFENGEAQVVKAFSDPSKWIRHDLWVETTFDSDGDGKLDRMHVDVTRPEQTESEGLKLPVIYESSPYYAGTAGLDKGIFWDVKHELGEPGKPRKHPEVMRLGERPIISNSQIMTWVPRGYIVVHSSSPGTGLSDGAPTVGGDNESLAPKAVIDWLNGRAKGYSERDGDTEVKAYWSTGKVGMTGTSYNGTIPLAAATTGVEGLEAIIPIAPNTSYYHYYRSNGLVRSPGGYLGEDIDVLYDFIHSGDESKRARNNKVVRDTEMKNGQDRITGDYNDFWAGRDYLNDMKPMKAALLMSHGFNDWNVMPEHSYRIYKKAKEMGLPTQIYYHQNGHGGPPPISMMNRWFTRYLFGVENGVENGPKAWIVRENDKKDNPTAYADYPNPDAIDVSLYPTKGGLKSGKLTPLKTKKQGTETLTDDYNFSGADLAMAKASEHRLLYVTAPLAEDAHISGVPKIKIKLASSKPAANLSVWLVSLPWSEALNTKITDNIITRGWADPQNHSSLTESKPLVPKKFYKVEFELMPDDQIIPKGQQIGLMIFSSDKEFTLWPEPGTKLTIDLDGTELTLPVVGGKIKF, from the coding sequence ATGATAAACCGATCATCAAAAAATTATTGGGGACTTGCAACATTTCTATTGGCCTTTACCTTTTCTGTACAGGGTCAAATGGCTGAAAAGGCATCCCCTTTTTTTGAAAATGGCGAAGCACAAGTAGTAAAGGCCTTCTCCGACCCAAGTAAATGGATACGCCATGATCTTTGGGTCGAGACCACTTTTGATTCTGACGGCGACGGAAAATTAGATCGCATGCACGTGGATGTAACCCGGCCAGAGCAAACAGAGTCCGAAGGGTTGAAATTACCTGTAATTTATGAATCAAGCCCCTATTACGCCGGGACCGCAGGACTGGACAAGGGAATTTTTTGGGATGTTAAACACGAGCTGGGCGAACCGGGAAAACCTAGAAAACATCCTGAGGTAATGCGCCTTGGTGAGCGCCCCATCATATCCAATTCGCAAATAATGACATGGGTTCCACGGGGCTATATAGTTGTACACTCCTCTTCGCCGGGAACCGGGCTTTCCGACGGTGCCCCTACGGTTGGTGGCGACAATGAATCTTTGGCACCCAAAGCGGTGATAGATTGGCTCAATGGAAGGGCAAAGGGCTATTCGGAACGAGATGGCGATACCGAAGTGAAAGCCTACTGGTCCACAGGAAAAGTGGGCATGACAGGCACTTCGTACAACGGAACCATTCCGCTCGCAGCAGCTACAACGGGCGTTGAAGGACTTGAGGCCATAATTCCAATTGCACCGAATACTTCGTACTATCATTATTACCGTTCCAACGGACTAGTACGTTCGCCCGGCGGATATTTGGGCGAAGATATTGATGTGCTATACGATTTTATCCATAGCGGCGATGAATCCAAACGAGCTAGAAACAATAAGGTGGTACGTGACACCGAAATGAAGAACGGACAAGACCGCATAACAGGTGACTACAATGATTTTTGGGCCGGAAGGGACTATCTGAACGATATGAAACCCATGAAGGCCGCACTTTTGATGTCGCACGGTTTTAACGACTGGAACGTGATGCCCGAACACAGCTACCGCATCTATAAAAAAGCCAAGGAAATGGGGCTGCCCACGCAAATCTACTACCATCAAAACGGTCATGGGGGACCGCCTCCTATTTCCATGATGAACCGATGGTTCACCCGATACCTTTTTGGGGTGGAAAACGGGGTAGAAAACGGCCCAAAGGCATGGATCGTTAGGGAAAACGACAAAAAAGACAACCCTACCGCCTATGCCGATTACCCGAATCCGGATGCAATAGATGTAAGCTTATATCCGACCAAAGGCGGGTTAAAATCTGGAAAGTTGACGCCTCTAAAAACCAAGAAACAAGGCACTGAAACCCTTACGGACGATTATAACTTTTCAGGGGCCGATTTGGCCATGGCCAAAGCATCGGAACACAGATTGTTGTACGTTACAGCTCCCTTGGCCGAGGATGCGCACATTTCCGGGGTACCCAAAATCAAAATAAAACTGGCGAGCAGCAAACCTGCTGCCAATTTATCGGTTTGGTTGGTATCCCTACCATGGTCTGAAGCCTTGAACACCAAGATAACCGACAATATCATCACCCGTGGATGGGCCGATCCTCAAAACCATAGCTCGCTGACCGAAAGTAAACCTTTGGTTCCCAAAAAGTTTTATAAAGTGGAATTTGAGTTGATGCCAGATGACCAGATCATTCCAAAAGGCCAGCAAATCGGACTTATGATTTTTTCCAGTGACAAGGAGTTTACCCTATGGCCGGAACCGGGAACAAAATTAACCATTGATTTGGACGGGACGGAACTGACACTTCCCGTAGTGGGTGGAAAAATTAAATTCTAA
- the gldB gene encoding gliding motility lipoprotein GldB yields MKRLFKYFTITVLRCFVLTLILSISSCGETDKTEEEIAKIPVDLKISRFDREFATASTSDIHKLKAKYPYLFPEQFPDSVWSAKLTDTLQIELSDEVAKEFGDFEQEAADLESLFKHIKYYFPGTETPHVVTLTSDVRYESRIILVDSLLLIGLDNYLGEDHHFYEGMQRYIASSLDKKFLTSDVASAFAKKVISYPRNRTLLSRMVYYGKELYLKDKLIPSATDAQKIGYSEEEIAWARANEEQMWTYFVERELLYSTDTGLDRKFLDPAPFSKFGLELDNESPARLGRYMGWQIVRAFMEKTDTGIGQMLDMSADEILKQSNYKPKR; encoded by the coding sequence ATGAAGCGGTTGTTCAAATACTTTACCATTACCGTGTTGAGATGTTTTGTTTTGACGTTGATTTTATCCATTTCTTCATGTGGTGAAACCGATAAGACCGAAGAGGAAATCGCTAAGATTCCCGTGGATTTGAAAATATCAAGGTTTGATCGGGAATTTGCAACTGCCTCTACCAGTGACATTCACAAATTAAAAGCGAAGTATCCCTATTTGTTCCCGGAACAGTTTCCCGATAGTGTTTGGTCGGCCAAATTGACCGATACGCTTCAAATTGAACTTTCCGACGAGGTAGCTAAGGAATTTGGTGATTTTGAGCAGGAAGCTGCAGATTTGGAATCGCTCTTTAAACATATCAAATATTATTTCCCTGGCACCGAAACACCGCATGTCGTTACACTGACCTCCGATGTTCGTTACGAAAGCCGGATTATCTTGGTAGACTCTTTGTTGTTGATAGGACTTGACAATTATTTGGGAGAGGACCATCATTTTTATGAAGGTATGCAGCGGTATATTGCATCATCACTGGATAAAAAATTCTTGACCTCGGACGTGGCCAGCGCATTTGCCAAAAAAGTTATTTCCTATCCACGAAACCGAACGCTTCTTTCCCGTATGGTGTATTATGGAAAGGAACTTTATTTAAAGGACAAATTGATTCCATCGGCAACGGATGCCCAAAAAATAGGATACTCCGAAGAAGAAATAGCGTGGGCAAGGGCGAATGAGGAACAGATGTGGACGTATTTTGTGGAACGGGAACTGCTGTACAGTACGGATACGGGCTTGGATAGAAAATTTTTGGACCCGGCGCCTTTTTCAAAATTTGGGCTGGAACTGGACAATGAGTCCCCGGCACGCTTGGGCAGATACATGGGGTGGCAAATTGTGAGGGCCTTTATGGAAAAGACCGATACAGGAATTGGGCAAATGTTGGATATGTCCGCAGATGAAATTTTAAAACAGTCAAATTACAAACCAAAAAGATAA
- the yihA gene encoding ribosome biogenesis GTP-binding protein YihA/YsxC produces MKITSAEFVMSNSNVAKCPNEPLPEYAFIGRSNVGKSSLINMLMERKSLAKTSGRPGKTQLINHFKINNNWFLVDLPGYGYARVSKKDKKTFQKYITEYFQKRKQLVCGFVLVDIRHEPQPVDMEFMEWLGTNQIPFAIIFTKADKLKPGAIERQANAYLQKLLEGAWEEAPPHFTTSSSNRMGREELLGFIDGINQDFFKGNA; encoded by the coding sequence ATGAAAATCACCTCGGCAGAATTTGTAATGAGCAACTCCAATGTTGCGAAATGCCCCAATGAGCCTTTGCCCGAATATGCCTTTATCGGTAGGTCCAATGTGGGAAAGTCTTCCTTGATCAACATGTTGATGGAACGCAAGTCGTTGGCCAAAACATCGGGAAGACCGGGAAAAACACAGCTCATCAACCATTTTAAAATCAACAATAATTGGTTTTTGGTGGATTTGCCGGGTTATGGTTATGCCAGGGTCTCCAAGAAAGATAAAAAAACCTTCCAGAAATACATCACTGAGTATTTTCAAAAAAGAAAACAACTGGTCTGCGGGTTTGTATTGGTAGATATCCGACACGAACCGCAGCCGGTGGACATGGAGTTTATGGAGTGGTTGGGCACCAATCAGATTCCATTTGCGATAATCTTCACCAAGGCTGACAAGCTTAAACCCGGTGCCATTGAAAGACAGGCGAATGCCTACCTTCAAAAATTATTGGAGGGCGCGTGGGAGGAAGCTCCCCCACATTTTACCACTTCATCATCAAACCGTATGGGCCGGGAAGAACTTTTAGGGTTCATTGACGGTATCAACCAAGATTTTTTTAAAGGCAACGCCTAG
- the nadE gene encoding NAD(+) synthase, whose amino-acid sequence MQTEKVIAHIVDWLKTYAENAKCKGFVIGVSGGIDSAVTSTLCAKTGLDLLCLEMPIHQGENQVTRADRHIDWLIENFPNVSRQPVDLTPVFDTLVDAFPKVDKEEDRFMSLANTRARLRMTTLYYFAALKGYLVAGTGNKVEDFGIGFYTKYGDGGVDLSPIADLLKTEVYELGRVLGVNQDIMEAAPTDGLWGDSRTDEDQIGASYPELEWAMKMDEQGKTSDDFSDREKEIFIIYKRYNTANKHKMVPIPICEIPQGLR is encoded by the coding sequence ATGCAAACAGAAAAGGTAATCGCCCATATTGTTGATTGGTTAAAAACGTACGCCGAAAATGCAAAATGCAAAGGTTTTGTAATTGGTGTCTCAGGTGGGATTGATTCTGCAGTAACCTCAACGCTCTGTGCCAAGACCGGATTGGACCTTTTATGTTTGGAGATGCCCATTCACCAAGGCGAAAACCAAGTTACCCGTGCCGACAGACATATTGATTGGTTAATTGAAAACTTTCCAAACGTATCCCGTCAACCGGTTGACCTGACACCTGTGTTCGACACTCTGGTGGACGCCTTCCCAAAAGTGGACAAGGAGGAAGACCGTTTTATGTCACTTGCCAATACAAGGGCACGACTTCGTATGACCACGCTTTACTATTTCGCCGCCCTAAAAGGATATTTGGTTGCCGGAACCGGAAACAAAGTGGAAGATTTCGGAATCGGGTTCTACACAAAATACGGTGATGGGGGCGTTGACCTTAGCCCCATTGCCGACTTGTTAAAAACAGAGGTATACGAACTTGGACGCGTGCTTGGAGTGAACCAAGATATTATGGAAGCGGCACCCACGGATGGTCTTTGGGGAGACAGTAGAACCGATGAAGACCAAATAGGCGCATCGTACCCAGAATTGGAGTGGGCCATGAAAATGGATGAGCAAGGCAAGACTTCCGATGATTTTTCTGACAGGGAGAAAGAAATTTTCATTATATACAAAAGATATAATACTGCAAACAAACATAAGATGGTTCCGATACCTATTTGCGAGATCCCACAAGGGTTAAGATAA
- a CDS encoding pirin family protein: MKSVLHKAATRGHADHGWLNSHHTFSFAGYHDPERMHFGVLRVLNDDKVAPGRGFGTHPHDNMEIISIPLEGDLEHKDSMGNTTTIKEGDVQVMSAGTGVEHSEYNKNADQEVKFLQIWVFPNKRNVEPRYDQISIREIERKNAFYQVLSPSSEDEGVWVHQDAWFHLGKFEDGKTDSYQIKKEGNGVYAFVLEGEVEINGQKLEKRDGFGIWDVDSFDFKSNTDSRVLLMEVPMSLDKIGR, from the coding sequence ATGAAATCCGTATTACACAAAGCAGCAACCCGTGGCCATGCGGACCATGGCTGGTTGAATTCACACCATACATTTAGTTTTGCAGGCTATCATGACCCTGAGCGTATGCATTTTGGGGTACTCCGCGTACTCAATGATGACAAAGTGGCGCCCGGAAGGGGTTTTGGGACACATCCACACGACAATATGGAAATCATCTCCATTCCTTTGGAAGGGGATTTGGAGCACAAGGACAGCATGGGCAACACTACCACCATTAAGGAAGGGGACGTACAGGTGATGAGCGCAGGTACTGGAGTTGAACATAGCGAATACAACAAAAACGCTGACCAAGAGGTAAAGTTTTTGCAGATCTGGGTCTTCCCCAACAAACGCAACGTGGAACCGAGATATGACCAAATCTCTATTCGCGAAATCGAAAGGAAGAACGCCTTTTACCAAGTGCTTTCACCAAGTTCCGAGGACGAAGGGGTTTGGGTGCATCAAGATGCATGGTTCCATTTGGGCAAATTCGAAGATGGAAAAACGGATTCCTATCAAATCAAAAAAGAAGGAAACGGTGTTTATGCCTTCGTTTTGGAGGGCGAAGTCGAAATCAATGGACAAAAGCTCGAAAAACGGGATGGATTTGGGATTTGGGATGTGGATTCCTTCGATTTTAAATCCAATACAGATAGCAGGGTCCTGCTTATGGAAGTCCCTATGAGCTTGGACAAGATCGGACGTTAA